The Phaeodactylum tricornutum CCAP 1055/1 chromosome 8, whole genome shotgun sequence genome has a window encoding:
- a CDS encoding predicted protein — translation MEQNSMHSEVSPLLFRQESSTLAEKRHGNATEIETVLNLMKTCMGTGCLGLAFACQQGGIFLYSIGLLVIGAWNTYAVQRLCACLDYIPGDSFSLSGSCPEGVVEDTPPIRSRNPRPKAPTPPPSGTSTLSVVAWHAFGPIGLEVLDAMMIILLFGIITAYVAAVITFLSDTPFSLGRWMDATISAILFAIIAMVPDMGHLSNNSAIGLSILAFTFLVIAGYGDMSHDHQAVSHLHGWPQSLAGASQFFGICVYGYGIVPLTYNFRSSMAQPERMVPATMLAVLLVASAYIFVGIGLYILYPDLEGELLHELPHYGFLPVLTRLAMVVVVFMTVPLLVVPCGELLEGKFQTDRRGLVRFCVCGISALLATSLPSFVQVLSLVGCACVGMVGFVLPPLLHSRLLWLYQRRLGQNLCFGGHHCRFLVVDALLLTWGVIATVISTVYTLREVNAV, via the coding sequence ATGGAACAGAATTCAATGCATTCCGAAGTGAGTCCGCTTCTGTTCCGTCAAGAAAGCTCCACACTTGCGGAAAAGCGCCATGGAAACGCGACGGAAATAGAGACCGTTCTTAATTTGATGAAAACATGTATGGGAACTGGTTGTCTCGGTCTCGCCTTTGCTTGTCAGCAAGGGGGCATTTTTTTGTATTCAATAGGTCTCCTAGTCATTGGAGCTTGGAATACCTATGCGGTACAAAGACTATGTGCCTGTCTGGATTACATCCCGGGAGATTCCTTTTCTCTTTCAGGAAGTTGTCCCGAAGGTGTCGTAGAGGATACACCACCGATCCGGTCGAGAAACCCTCGACCAAAAGCACCGACACCACCGCCCTCTGGTACTTCTACACTGAGCGTCGTCGCATGGCATGCATTTGGTCCAATCGGCTTAGAAGTATTGGACGCAATGATGATCATCTTActttttggtatcattactGCCTACGTCGCCGCCGTCATAACATTTTTATCCGACACGCCATTTTCGCTGGGACGCTGGATGGACGCCACAATCTCCGCAATATTATTCGCTATTATTGCCATGGTTCCTGATATGGGCCATCTTTCCAACAATTCCGCGATTGGACTCTCGATCCTCGCCTTTACCTTTCTTGTGATTGCCGGATACGGTGACATGTCACATGATCACCAAGCGGTATCTCACTTGCATGGTTGGCCGCAGTCGTTGGCCGGCGCATCGcaattttttggaatttgCGTTTATGGATACGGCATTGTACCGTTGACGTACAACTTTCGGTCCTCCATGGCCCAACCCGAACGTATGGTGCCGGCAACGATGCTGGCGGTCCTACTCGTTGCGTCGGCTTACATTTTTGTTGGGATTGGTCTGTATATCTTGTATCCTGATTTGGAAGGGGAACTTTTACACGAACTGCCCCACTACGGTTTTCTTCCCGTACTGACGCGACTCGCCATGGTAGTTGTTGTTTTCATGACGGTTCCACTGCTGGTGGTACCGTGTGGGGAATTGCTCGAAGGCAAGTTTCAAACGGACCGTCGCGGCCTTGTGCGGTTTTGTGTTTGTGGCATTAGTGCCTTATTGGCTACGTCTTTGCCAAGTTTTGTGCAAGTCTTGTCCTTGGTTGGCTGTGCCTGTGTTGGTATGGTGGGTTTTGTACTACCGCCACTGTTGCATAGTCGTCTTTTGTGGCTGTACCAAAGACGTCTTGGTCAAAATCTTTGTTTCGGTGGCCACCATTGTAGGTTTCTTGTTGTGGACGCGCTTTTGTTGACTTGGGGCGTGATAGCAACCGTCATCAGCACTGTCTATACGCTACGAGAAGTCAACGCGGTATAG
- a CDS encoding predicted protein, translating into GETPPYVFWTPPLPNTPTSLALVGDLGQTENSTRTMGHIWRSTHQNSRYLSGKLPPVSQLLIAGDMSYADSDPYRWTSWMELMEPLTRSLPLHVAAGNHEIECNTDSNDIFSCSTPSAFQGQYNYGNSFYSYDHGSAKIVVLNSYTNATEGSAQYEWTQAELRSTNRTRTPWLIVSFHSPLYTTFLGHVNEIEAVNMKQAMEPLFCLYGVNLVISGHDHAYMRTHSLYEDSVDTEGRSPIYLTLGAGGNREQHSAGYRQDEPETWVAHRTLEDFGYGHLFLANATHAQFRWIRDGTSSFGVNDQVWIKNAHVLS; encoded by the exons GGAGAGACCCCACCGTACGTCTTTTGGACTCCTCCGCTACCAAACACGCCGACGTCCTTGGCTTTGGTCGGCGATTTGGGCCAAACCGAAAATAGTACCCGAACCATGGGACATATTTGGCGTTCGACGCATCAGAACTCTAGATACTTGAGTGGAAAACTCCCACCCGTATCACAGCTTTTGATCGCCGGGGATATGTCGTATGCCGACTCGGATCCGTACCGATGGACGTCTTGGATGGAACTGATGGAACCCTTGACACGTAGTCTTCCCTTACACGTCGCGGCTGGCAACCACGAAATCGAATGTAACACGGACTCAAACGATATCTTT AGCTGCTCAACTCCCAGTGCTTTCCAAGGCCAATACAACTACGGGAACTCTTTCTATTCGTACGATCACGGGTCGGCCAAGATTGTTGTCCTGAATTCATATACCAATGCAACCGAAGGTTCAGCGCAGTACGAATGGACGCAAGCGGAGCTGAGGAGCACAAATCGTACACGTACACCCTGGCTGATTGTATCGTTTCACTCTCCTCTGTACACGACTTTTTTGGGCCATGTGAACGAAATAGAAGCAGTCAACATGAAACAGGCTATGGAGCCCTTATTCTGTCTTTACGGCGTCAATCTAGTCATTTCTGGTCATGACCATGCCTACATGCGAACGCACTCGCTGTACGAAGACTCCGTCGACACCGAAGGCCGGTCTCCAATATATCTTACCTTAGGAGCTGGCGGAAACCGGGAGCAGCATTCCGCTGGCTATCGACAAGATGAGCCCGAAACTTGGGTGGCTCATCGGACGTTGGAAGATTTCGGGTATGGGCATCTGTTCCTAGCCAACGCGACTCACGCCCAATTTCGTTGGATTCGGGACGGCACGTCCTCTTTCGGTGTGAACGACCAGGTTTGGATTAAGAATGCCCACGTCCTTTCTTAG